One segment of Paenibacillus sp. FSL R7-0337 DNA contains the following:
- a CDS encoding Gfo/Idh/MocA family oxidoreductase — MSKVYRVGVIGCGGIANGKHLPALSRQDKVQVVAFCDIIKERAEAAAEQYGGADAAVYTDYQELLKDASIDIVHVLTPNDAHAEISIAALEAGKHVMCEKPMAKTAADAKRMAEAAKRTGMKLTIGYDNRFRQDSLYLKKVCEAGELGHIYYAKAHAIRRRAVPTWGVFLDEEKQGGGPLIDIGTHALDLTLWMMDNYKPKVVLGTKYHELSQKEDAANAWGPWDPKKFTVEDSAFGMIVMENGATITLEASWALNSLDVDEAKCSLSGTEAGADMKNGLRINGEKHSKLYTNEIELGAGGVAFYEGKEEKATDIELRKWIEAIEQDKDPVVTPEQAYVVSRILEAIYESAQTGKAVYLD, encoded by the coding sequence ACGGGAAGCATTTGCCTGCCTTAAGCAGACAGGATAAGGTTCAAGTGGTAGCTTTTTGCGATATTATCAAGGAACGGGCTGAAGCGGCTGCTGAACAATATGGCGGTGCAGATGCTGCTGTCTATACGGACTATCAGGAATTATTGAAGGATGCTTCCATTGATATTGTTCATGTGCTTACTCCTAATGACGCGCATGCGGAAATATCCATTGCAGCCTTGGAAGCGGGCAAGCACGTGATGTGTGAGAAGCCCATGGCCAAAACAGCGGCGGACGCCAAACGTATGGCTGAAGCAGCGAAACGTACTGGGATGAAGCTGACCATAGGGTATGACAACCGGTTCCGGCAAGACAGCCTGTATCTGAAAAAAGTCTGTGAAGCAGGCGAGCTCGGCCATATCTATTATGCGAAAGCACATGCGATCCGGCGGAGAGCGGTCCCTACCTGGGGGGTATTCCTGGATGAGGAGAAGCAGGGGGGCGGCCCGCTCATTGATATTGGAACCCATGCGCTGGATCTGACGCTCTGGATGATGGACAACTACAAACCGAAGGTTGTGCTGGGGACCAAATACCACGAGCTCTCCCAAAAAGAAGATGCGGCCAACGCCTGGGGACCCTGGGACCCGAAGAAATTCACCGTGGAAGACTCTGCGTTCGGGATGATTGTAATGGAGAATGGAGCAACGATTACGCTGGAGGCGAGCTGGGCGCTGAATTCGCTGGATGTGGATGAAGCCAAGTGCAGCTTAAGCGGAACCGAAGCGGGTGCGGACATGAAGAACGGTCTCCGGATTAACGGGGAGAAGCATAGCAAGCTCTACACGAATGAAATTGAGCTTGGTGCCGGAGGAGTGGCCTTCTATGAAGGCAAAGAAGAGAAAGCTACGGATATCGAATTAAGAAAGTGGATCGAAGCGATCGAACAGGACAAAGATCCGGTCGTCACTCCTGAACAGGCTTATGTAGTCTCACGGATTCTGGAGGCCATCTATGAATCGGCACAGACGGGGAAAGCCGTATATTTGGACTAG
- a CDS encoding ABC transporter ATP-binding protein has translation MTQSRAAVLLDVKAASRAFGGLKAVSEVSLHIDKGELIGLIGPNGAGKTTLFNLLTGVYPPSSGRILLNNESIGGMKPYKINHKGAARTFQNIRLFTAMTVLENVKIAFHQHAKHSLFSSMLRLPKHFQGEEEITRKAMDILSIFNLADQSEEVASNLSYGNQRRLEIARALAAGPKLLLLDEPAAGMNPNETRDLMNLIAWIREEFDLTILLIEHDMSLVMGVCSRIYVLDRGILIADGTPAEIRNNPKVIEAYLGQEA, from the coding sequence ATGACGCAATCAAGAGCAGCGGTACTCCTTGATGTGAAAGCGGCCAGCCGGGCCTTCGGCGGACTGAAGGCGGTCAGCGAGGTATCTCTTCATATTGATAAAGGCGAGCTGATCGGCCTGATCGGGCCCAACGGTGCAGGTAAAACCACACTATTCAACCTGTTGACCGGAGTGTACCCGCCATCGTCGGGCAGGATTCTTTTGAATAATGAGTCTATCGGCGGGATGAAGCCCTACAAGATCAATCATAAAGGCGCTGCGCGTACGTTCCAGAACATCCGCCTGTTTACGGCTATGACGGTGCTGGAGAACGTCAAGATTGCCTTCCATCAGCATGCGAAGCACTCGTTGTTCTCTTCGATGCTACGTCTGCCGAAGCATTTCCAGGGCGAAGAGGAGATTACCCGGAAGGCGATGGATATTCTCTCCATCTTCAATCTGGCTGATCAGAGTGAAGAGGTAGCGAGCAACCTGAGCTATGGGAATCAGCGGCGTCTGGAGATTGCCCGGGCGCTTGCGGCCGGACCCAAGCTGCTCTTGCTCGATGAGCCGGCTGCCGGGATGAACCCGAATGAGACGCGTGACCTGATGAATCTGATCGCCTGGATCCGGGAGGAGTTCGACCTGACGATTCTGCTGATTGAGCATGATATGTCACTGGTAATGGGAGTCTGCAGCCGCATCTACGTGCTGGACCGCGGAATCCTGATCGCTGACGGCACGCCGGCGGAGATCCGCAACAATCCGAAGGTCATCGAAGCGTATTTGGGACAGGAGGCGTAG
- a CDS encoding branched-chain amino acid ABC transporter permease, translated as MKKINNKFWLGILTAFAFYGIVKVLLTTEILSDVNQSMLLLIGVNIMLAVSLNLITGITGQFSIGHAGFMSVGAYTSAILTLDYNVPFIPAILAGGLLAAVFGVLIGMPTLRLNGDYLAIATLGFGEIIRIIMLNTEFVGGASGLSGIPAKTTWTMLFFFTLISVVLINNFIRSTHGRACIAIRENEIAAEAMGINTTRYKIIAFTIGALFAGMAGGLSAHTFYVITPGSFNFLKSFEIIVMVVLGGLGSTAGSIVGAVFVTLLYTYLREFPEWRMIIYSIVLILMMIFRPSGLLGVSKFSFGKFGKKEAKANDAIKSSGTP; from the coding sequence GTGAAAAAGATAAATAATAAGTTCTGGCTGGGCATACTGACCGCCTTTGCGTTCTATGGAATCGTAAAAGTTCTTCTAACAACGGAAATTCTTAGTGATGTGAATCAGTCTATGCTGCTGCTCATCGGGGTTAACATCATGCTGGCCGTGTCGCTGAACCTGATTACCGGGATTACCGGGCAGTTCTCCATTGGTCATGCCGGGTTCATGTCAGTGGGTGCGTATACCTCGGCGATCCTGACTCTTGACTACAATGTGCCGTTCATTCCTGCGATTCTTGCGGGTGGGCTGCTGGCAGCGGTATTCGGTGTATTGATCGGGATGCCTACGCTCCGGCTTAACGGGGACTATCTTGCTATTGCCACGCTGGGGTTCGGTGAGATCATCCGCATCATTATGCTGAATACGGAATTTGTCGGCGGAGCTTCAGGGCTAAGCGGTATTCCGGCCAAAACCACCTGGACCATGCTCTTCTTCTTCACTCTGATTTCAGTTGTACTGATTAATAACTTCATTAGATCTACTCACGGCCGGGCCTGTATTGCGATCCGCGAGAATGAGATTGCCGCTGAGGCGATGGGGATTAATACGACACGCTACAAAATCATTGCCTTCACTATCGGTGCGCTGTTTGCCGGAATGGCGGGCGGCCTGTCAGCCCATACGTTCTATGTTATTACGCCAGGCAGCTTCAACTTCCTGAAGTCTTTTGAAATCATCGTCATGGTTGTTCTCGGGGGGCTGGGCAGTACCGCGGGCTCTATCGTGGGTGCGGTGTTCGTTACCCTGCTGTATACCTACTTACGTGAATTCCCGGAATGGCGCATGATTATCTACTCCATTGTGCTCATTCTGATGATGATCTTCCGTCCAAGCGGCCTGCTTGGCGTAAGCAAATTCTCATTTGGCAAGTTCGGCAAAAAGGAGGCGAAGGCAAATGACGCAATCAAGAGCAGCGGTACTCCTTGA
- a CDS encoding branched-chain amino acid ABC transporter permease, with amino-acid sequence MEYFIQQLINGISVGSIYALIALGYTMVYGIIKLINFAHGDVFMVGSFIGLYSAKYLANAGLPPIVVLLLSLIISMTISALLGISIERLAYKPLRKSTRIAALITAIGVSFLLEYTGVLILGPQAKGFPDIMDKKQYHLFGSSIQVESNQIMILLTTIILMLVLQYIVRYTKTGKAMRAVSFDVEAARLMGINVDRTISATFAIGSALAAAAGVIFGMTYNSVDPLMGVMPGLKAFVAAVLGGIGSIPGALVGGLLLGTVETEISSLGFSSWRDGVAFAVLILILIFRPSGLFGKNVREKV; translated from the coding sequence ATGGAGTATTTCATTCAGCAACTAATAAACGGGATTTCCGTAGGCAGTATTTACGCTCTGATCGCCCTTGGTTACACAATGGTGTACGGTATCATCAAGCTGATTAATTTTGCGCATGGCGATGTATTCATGGTTGGGTCGTTCATCGGTCTGTACAGTGCCAAATACCTGGCGAATGCCGGATTGCCGCCGATCGTTGTACTGCTCTTGTCGCTGATCATCTCGATGACCATTAGTGCATTGCTCGGTATCAGCATTGAACGTCTGGCGTATAAGCCGCTTCGTAAGTCCACTCGAATTGCAGCGCTGATTACAGCGATCGGCGTATCCTTCCTGCTCGAATATACCGGAGTCTTGATCCTCGGGCCGCAGGCCAAGGGCTTCCCGGATATTATGGATAAGAAGCAGTATCATCTCTTCGGGTCCTCCATCCAGGTCGAATCCAACCAGATCATGATTCTGCTAACAACGATTATTCTTATGCTTGTACTGCAATATATCGTTCGTTACACCAAGACGGGAAAAGCTATGCGGGCCGTATCCTTCGATGTGGAAGCGGCGCGGCTGATGGGCATCAACGTAGACCGCACTATTTCAGCCACCTTCGCGATCGGTTCAGCGCTTGCCGCTGCCGCAGGCGTGATTTTCGGAATGACGTACAATTCGGTTGATCCGCTCATGGGCGTAATGCCCGGGCTTAAGGCTTTTGTCGCGGCAGTACTTGGAGGGATTGGCAGTATACCGGGTGCGCTTGTCGGCGGATTGCTGCTGGGAACGGTGGAGACAGAGATTTCTTCGCTCGGGTTCTCCTCCTGGCGTGACGGCGTAGCCTTTGCGGTACTGATTCTAATCCTTATCTTCAGACCATCCGGACTGTTCGGCAAGAATGTCCGGGAGAAAGTGTAG
- a CDS encoding ABC transporter ATP-binding protein produces MLTVQGINVYYGAIHALKDLSITVKQGEIVTLIGANGAGKSTLLKTLSGLLKPKTGSIEFLGKSITNQSVQAIVKEGLIHCPEGRRVFANMSVEENLELGAYLQDGSSLAADFAKVYNTFPRLLERKKQQAGTLSGGEQQMLAMGRAIMGHPKLLLLDEPSMGLAPLLVQDIFKIIKEVNDAGTTVLLVEQNAHQALKIADRAYVLETGRVVLEGDAKELADSDEIKMAYLGH; encoded by the coding sequence ATGCTTACAGTACAAGGGATTAATGTATATTACGGAGCGATTCATGCCTTGAAGGACCTCAGCATCACCGTGAAGCAGGGGGAGATTGTGACGCTGATCGGTGCCAACGGTGCCGGCAAGTCAACGCTCCTCAAGACGCTCTCGGGGCTGCTGAAGCCCAAGACAGGAAGTATTGAATTCCTGGGTAAATCGATAACGAATCAAAGTGTACAGGCGATTGTCAAAGAAGGGCTGATCCATTGTCCCGAAGGACGGCGCGTATTCGCTAATATGTCGGTCGAGGAGAATCTCGAATTGGGCGCTTACCTGCAGGATGGAAGCAGTCTGGCTGCGGACTTCGCGAAGGTATACAACACCTTCCCGCGATTGCTTGAGCGCAAGAAGCAGCAGGCGGGAACCTTATCCGGCGGGGAGCAGCAGATGCTGGCGATGGGCCGGGCAATTATGGGCCACCCGAAGCTGCTGCTGCTGGATGAACCGTCGATGGGGCTGGCGCCGCTGCTGGTCCAGGATATTTTCAAAATTATAAAAGAAGTCAATGATGCCGGAACCACTGTATTGCTGGTCGAGCAGAATGCGCACCAGGCACTTAAAATCGCTGACCGCGCTTATGTCCTGGAGACAGGCCGGGTAGTGCTTGAAGGGGATGCCAAGGAATTGGCCGACTCCGATGAGATCAAAATGGCTTATCTCGGGCACTAA
- a CDS encoding type II CAAX endopeptidase family protein, which produces MSTIEKEETVQSARRGLLVFFLILIPLTAISYILALTVTPVYGLLLMWAPGISSILTRILRREGFADISLRSGGRRTLRAIPFILLLPVAVGLLAYGTAWITGLTEYTGHNGNVVGALVGAILIQMSVGTAMGIISSAGEELGWRGYMLTRLTEARVPKPILMSGLIWGMWHIPAILIGSYYSGPSLALSIVLFMVTISSFNIIISLLRLSTGSIWPAVLLHASWNAIIQDAFDRYTSGKNAYLWTGESGILVAATLVIAAWFFYRRSTLDVRL; this is translated from the coding sequence ATGAGCACCATCGAAAAAGAGGAGACCGTCCAATCTGCCAGGAGAGGGTTGCTAGTATTCTTCCTGATTCTTATACCCCTTACGGCTATAAGCTACATATTGGCCCTTACTGTAACGCCTGTGTACGGCTTGCTGCTGATGTGGGCGCCCGGGATCTCCTCCATACTCACCCGTATCCTGCGGCGTGAGGGCTTCGCGGATATCTCCCTGAGGTCCGGGGGACGGCGCACGCTCAGGGCGATTCCATTCATCTTGTTATTGCCGGTGGCGGTTGGTCTGTTGGCCTACGGGACTGCCTGGATCACAGGACTGACGGAGTATACCGGCCACAATGGCAATGTTGTCGGTGCACTAGTCGGGGCGATCCTGATTCAAATGTCTGTTGGGACCGCGATGGGAATTATCAGCAGTGCTGGAGAAGAGCTAGGCTGGAGAGGATACATGCTGACCCGGCTTACTGAGGCCCGTGTCCCGAAGCCTATTCTCATGAGCGGACTGATCTGGGGCATGTGGCATATCCCGGCGATTCTAATCGGCAGCTACTATTCCGGCCCTTCCCTGGCCTTATCGATCGTATTGTTCATGGTAACCATCAGCTCATTCAACATCATTATTAGTCTATTGCGCTTAAGCACGGGGAGCATATGGCCGGCGGTTCTGCTCCACGCCTCATGGAATGCTATCATTCAGGACGCTTTCGACCGGTACACCAGCGGGAAGAATGCCTATCTCTGGACAGGCGAGTCCGGGATACTGGTGGCTGCTACGCTCGTGATTGCAGCGTGGTTCTTCTACAGAAGATCTACGCTAGATGTCAGATTGTAA